In the genome of Aedes aegypti strain LVP_AGWG chromosome 2, AaegL5.0 Primary Assembly, whole genome shotgun sequence, the window ATCTTGCTGGCGAACTTGGCAAACTGATTGTCGATACAGACGGCATAGTAGCCTCCCATCGAGGAACCATCTGTGTAATCACTGGACGCCTGCCACTGGTATGGGTGTACGATTTCCCCGCGAGGGTTTCGCACCGCGAATCCGGCCATGCCGTCTCCCCCGCGGATCACCTGAAATCGAAAGTTGTCCCATGAAAATGCTCCTTCCTAATGGTGGTTGCATATCCCCCTGAAGACCCACCTGGAAGCTAACGTAGAAAGTGCTGCCCGGTTGAACGTATTGGTAGTAGCAGTCCTCTTTGCCTGCTTCGATGTGCACTTTGTAGTCCATGGCCACGGCCGGCAGGGCCTCATACCAGGGCCGTTCTTGTTCCGCCTCCTGTGATCCCACCAACTGCAGAAGATATCCACCTAGTAGGCCGAACGCAAGCAACGCACCGCATATCGTAGTGTGCCACGTAAAGGATTTCGATGCTACCATGATTTCACCCGAGCCCAAAAGCAGTTTCACTTTCGATAGTCGTCTGTCTCGCACTTGCTGTTGGCTACTGAACACTATTACTATATTTACTGGACACCGACTCAACGCAACTCAACTGGTGCTCCTTTCACCCGATTTTACCTATACTGTTGTGTCTGGAGCGGCGTAGACTTCACTCAATAAGGTACAAGTCTTATACTTTCGTGCTACAGGGTGtctcagaaagtatgggcacaacTTCACAAAACTGCCATTTAATTTTCATGATTTGAAGGAAACACATCCAATCAGTTTGTCAATAATTTATTGACTGTCTATCATTACAACTTATTTCATGTCTAGCCTGCGTCATTGCCTAGTGTGTTTATGACTACTGTGTACATGACTAATCTAAGATCATTATCATTTAAGTTGTCCAGTCAGATGAACAAGAAACTCCACATTGGCGACGAAAGGACCACATACGTCTACGATGGCcatcaaaaaatcaaatat includes:
- the LOC5568098 gene encoding transmembrane emp24 domain-containing protein 5 — protein: MVASKSFTWHTTICGALLAFGLLGGYLLQLVGSQEAEQERPWYEALPAVAMDYKVHIEAGKEDCYYQYVQPGSTFYVSFQVIRGGDGMAGFAVRNPRGEIVHPYQWQASSDYTDGSSMGGYYAVCIDNQFAKFASKMVNLYLTVIRYDEWEKYTKEIEDLNVNMNNFTNTISTVERNLNAMFQHQAYSRNQEARDYALIVDNNSYVQKWSLLQIVVIILTTSVQVYFVRKLFDVKTGNSKMGI